In a genomic window of Brassica rapa cultivar Chiifu-401-42 chromosome A10, CAAS_Brap_v3.01, whole genome shotgun sequence:
- the LOC103848373 gene encoding uncharacterized protein LOC103848373 isoform X2, translating into MCLFSLEDLRRAELQLRQQKEFFGHHCFKFLSIYIWISCGYRPVKTGIKREVDENLRPGVEALVDSCSDQDRQYLHTVFGVLFCSSAEGPCRNYLAALKQESDLNFKYGRKV; encoded by the exons ATGTGCTTGTTTTCTTTGGAGGATCTACGAAGAG cTGAATTGCAGCTAAGACAGCAGAAGGAATTCTTTGGACATCATTGTTTCAAGTTCTTGTCAATTTACATATGGATTTCTTGTGGATATCGTCCTGTTAAAACGGGTATCAAAAG GGAGGTAGATGAAAATTTAAGGCCTGGTGTTGAGGCTCTCGTAGACTCTTGCTCTGATCAGGATCGTCAATATCTCCATACAGTATTTGGTG TCTTGTTTTGCTCTTCTGCAGAAGGTCCTTGTAGGAACTATCTAGCAGCTCTTAAACAAGAATCCGATTTGAATTTCAAGTATGGAAGAAAGGTTTAG
- the LOC103848373 gene encoding uncharacterized protein LOC103848373 isoform X1 codes for MEKGITCACFLWRIYEELRQQKEFFGHHCFKFLSIYIWISCGYRPVKTGIKREVDENLRPGVEALVDSCSDQDRQYLHTVFGVLFCSSAEGPCRNYLAALKQESDLNFKYGRKV; via the exons ATGGAAAAGGGAATCACATGTGCTTGTTTTCTTTGGAGGATCTACGAAGAG CTAAGACAGCAGAAGGAATTCTTTGGACATCATTGTTTCAAGTTCTTGTCAATTTACATATGGATTTCTTGTGGATATCGTCCTGTTAAAACGGGTATCAAAAG GGAGGTAGATGAAAATTTAAGGCCTGGTGTTGAGGCTCTCGTAGACTCTTGCTCTGATCAGGATCGTCAATATCTCCATACAGTATTTGGTG TCTTGTTTTGCTCTTCTGCAGAAGGTCCTTGTAGGAACTATCTAGCAGCTCTTAAACAAGAATCCGATTTGAATTTCAAGTATGGAAGAAAGGTTTAG